The following are from one region of the Halogeometricum sp. S3BR5-2 genome:
- a CDS encoding DUF7331 family protein, which yields MTDHANSKRSDRSPAAQSSAGEANGLDDVESYDIDGGVVFYDPQNPLAWVETTRTITLKEFV from the coding sequence ATGACCGACCACGCGAACTCGAAGCGGTCGGACCGGTCGCCTGCCGCGCAGTCGTCGGCGGGCGAAGCGAACGGGCTCGACGACGTCGAGTCCTACGACATCGACGGTGGAGTCGTCTTCTACGACCCGCAGAACCCGCTCGCGTGGGTCGAGACGACTCGGACGATCACGCTGAAGGAGTTCGTGTAG
- a CDS encoding ABC transporter ATP-binding protein, translating into MATLEIKNLHAQVAEEGGEKILRGVDLEVKSGEIHALMGPNGSGKSTTSKVIAGHPAYEVTDGEILLHLEEDEFGDELEIPEDKRTWNLLDLEPNERAALGIFLGFQYPAEIEGVTMTNFLRTALNAKLEEREELFEGDEDEEAEADDEESGYETSPMEGPADEGEIGVAEFQQLLKEKMELLDMDEKFAQRYLNAGFSGGEKKQNEVLQAAILEPSIAVLDEIDSGLDIDRLQDVSNGINALRDEQGTGILQITHYQRILEYVEPDHVHIMLDGEIAKSGDASLAEQLEDEGYDWVREDVYGTA; encoded by the coding sequence ATGGCTACACTCGAAATCAAGAACCTCCACGCGCAGGTCGCGGAGGAGGGCGGTGAAAAGATTCTTCGTGGCGTCGACTTGGAAGTCAAATCGGGCGAGATCCACGCGCTGATGGGCCCGAACGGCTCCGGGAAGTCGACCACCTCGAAGGTCATCGCGGGACACCCGGCGTACGAGGTGACCGACGGTGAGATCCTCCTCCACCTGGAGGAGGACGAGTTCGGCGACGAACTCGAGATTCCCGAGGACAAGCGCACGTGGAACCTCCTCGACCTGGAGCCGAACGAGCGCGCGGCGCTCGGCATCTTCCTCGGCTTCCAGTACCCCGCGGAAATCGAGGGCGTCACGATGACGAACTTCCTCCGCACGGCGCTGAACGCCAAGCTCGAAGAGCGCGAGGAGCTGTTCGAGGGCGACGAGGACGAGGAAGCCGAGGCCGACGACGAGGAGTCCGGCTACGAGACCTCCCCCATGGAGGGGCCCGCCGACGAGGGCGAGATCGGCGTCGCGGAGTTCCAGCAGCTCCTGAAGGAGAAGATGGAGCTTCTGGACATGGACGAGAAGTTCGCCCAGCGCTACCTCAACGCCGGCTTCTCCGGCGGGGAGAAAAAGCAGAACGAGGTGCTGCAGGCCGCCATCCTCGAACCGTCCATCGCGGTGCTCGACGAGATCGACTCCGGGCTGGACATCGACCGCCTGCAGGACGTCTCGAACGGTATCAACGCCCTCCGCGACGAGCAGGGCACGGGTATCCTCCAGATCACCCACTACCAGCGTATCCTCGAATACGTCGAACCCGACCACGTCCACATCATGCTCGACGGCGAAATCGCCAAGAGCGGCGACGCATCGCTCGCAGAGCAGCTAGAGGACGAAGGATACGACTGGGTTCGCGAGGACGTGTACGGGACAGCCTAA
- the sufD gene encoding Fe-S cluster assembly protein SufD has product MSAQLPASLSEETVREISEGRDEPEWLLETRLNALEALETVDLPDVIQTPGRRWTNLEALDFEDLVDPLNQSDETERVTDEGVHVLPFTEAFDEFGDVLEENFGQTVAPESNYLTALSTALFTTGTFIYVPEGVDAKDVKVRAEMNSKSLFSHTLVVTEDSSSVTILERIESGGSTEGDRYFSNLVEIATGENSYVQYGSLQNLDDDTYHYTLKRGDADVYGTINWIEGNMGSRLTRSDVETELNGDSSETQIVGAFFGHEDQHLDLNARVWHQAENTTADLVTRGVLDDEARSVYEGVQDVGRDAWNTSSYQRENTLMLSDESEADASPKLIIHNHDTEASHSATVGQVDKEDLFYMTSRSVPERTARNMLVEGFFVPVLDEIAVDEFREDLEELISARLR; this is encoded by the coding sequence ATGAGCGCGCAGCTACCAGCCAGCCTCTCCGAGGAGACGGTCAGAGAGATATCCGAGGGGCGAGACGAACCCGAGTGGCTCCTCGAGACCCGTCTGAACGCCCTGGAGGCGCTCGAGACGGTCGACCTGCCGGACGTCATCCAGACGCCCGGTCGCCGCTGGACGAACCTCGAAGCGCTCGACTTCGAGGACCTCGTCGACCCGCTGAACCAGTCCGACGAGACCGAACGCGTCACCGACGAGGGCGTCCACGTCCTCCCGTTCACCGAGGCGTTCGACGAGTTCGGCGACGTCCTGGAGGAGAACTTCGGGCAGACGGTCGCCCCCGAGTCGAACTACCTGACGGCGCTGTCGACGGCGCTGTTCACGACCGGCACGTTCATCTACGTCCCCGAGGGCGTCGACGCCAAGGACGTGAAGGTCCGCGCGGAGATGAACTCGAAGTCGCTGTTCAGCCACACCCTGGTCGTCACCGAGGACTCCTCCTCCGTGACGATTCTGGAGCGAATCGAGAGCGGTGGGAGTACCGAGGGCGACCGGTACTTCTCGAACCTCGTCGAGATAGCGACGGGCGAGAACTCCTACGTCCAGTACGGCTCGCTGCAGAACCTCGACGACGACACGTACCACTACACGCTCAAGCGCGGCGACGCCGACGTGTACGGTACCATCAACTGGATCGAGGGCAACATGGGTTCTCGGCTCACGCGCTCTGACGTCGAGACCGAACTCAACGGCGACTCCTCGGAGACGCAGATCGTCGGCGCGTTCTTCGGCCACGAGGACCAGCACCTCGACCTCAACGCCCGCGTCTGGCACCAGGCGGAGAACACGACCGCCGACCTCGTGACCCGCGGCGTCCTCGACGACGAGGCGCGCTCGGTGTACGAGGGAGTTCAGGACGTCGGCCGCGACGCGTGGAACACCTCCTCGTACCAGCGGGAGAACACGCTGATGCTCTCCGACGAGTCCGAGGCGGACGCGTCGCCGAAGCTCATCATCCACAACCACGACACCGAGGCCTCCCACTCCGCGACGGTCGGACAGGTCGACAAGGAGGACCTGTTCTACATGACCTCGCGGTCGGTGCCGGAGCGAACCGCGCGCAACATGCTCGTGGAGGGCTTCTTCGTGCCCGTCCTCGACGAAATCGCGGTCGACGAGTTCCGAGAGGACCTCGAAGAACTCATCTCCGCCCGTCTGCGGTAG
- the sufB gene encoding Fe-S cluster assembly protein SufB: protein MSSDQDHLKETDTEARFEFKKEQNSSFQTEKGLTEETVRVISEDKDEPEWMLQRRLRALKQFQEMPMPTDWPGQPDLSEVDVNEIVPYIRPDVETRGSVDDWTDLPDDIKDTFDKLGIPEAEKNALSGVGAQYESEVVYQNMQERWQEKGVVFMNMDQAVQEHEDIVKEYFMTKCVPPSDNKFAALHGAIWSGGSFVYVPEDTTVDMPVQAYFRMNSEGMGQFEHTLIVAEEGSEVHYIEGCSAPKYSAFNLHSGGVEVFVGEDAHVQYSTVQNWSKNTYNLNTKRAIVEKNGRMEWISGSMGSKATMLYPATILKGRGASDNHITIAFAGEGQNIDTGAKVYHNAPDTKSTIESKSISKDGGRTNYRGLVHISEGAENSSTAVECDALMFDNESTSDTMPYMEINESTVDVAHEATVGKIGDEDIFYLQSRGLDDDDAKQMIVSGFIEPITEELPIEYAVELNRLVELEMEGSLG, encoded by the coding sequence ATGAGTTCAGATCAAGACCACCTCAAAGAAACCGACACGGAAGCTCGCTTCGAGTTCAAGAAGGAGCAGAACTCGTCGTTCCAGACGGAGAAGGGCCTGACCGAGGAGACGGTCCGCGTCATCTCCGAGGACAAAGACGAGCCCGAGTGGATGCTGCAGCGGCGCCTCCGCGCGCTGAAGCAGTTCCAAGAGATGCCGATGCCGACCGACTGGCCCGGCCAGCCCGACCTCTCGGAGGTCGACGTCAACGAAATCGTCCCGTACATCCGCCCCGACGTGGAGACGCGCGGGAGCGTCGACGACTGGACGGACCTGCCGGACGACATCAAGGACACCTTCGACAAACTGGGCATCCCCGAGGCCGAGAAGAACGCGCTCTCGGGCGTCGGCGCCCAGTACGAGTCCGAGGTCGTCTACCAGAACATGCAGGAGCGCTGGCAGGAGAAGGGCGTCGTCTTCATGAACATGGACCAGGCGGTCCAGGAGCACGAAGACATCGTCAAGGAGTACTTCATGACGAAGTGCGTTCCCCCGAGCGACAACAAGTTCGCCGCGCTCCACGGCGCCATCTGGTCGGGCGGGTCGTTCGTCTACGTCCCCGAGGACACGACGGTCGACATGCCCGTGCAGGCGTACTTCCGCATGAACTCGGAAGGAATGGGCCAGTTCGAGCACACGCTCATCGTCGCCGAGGAGGGCTCCGAAGTCCACTACATCGAGGGCTGCTCGGCGCCGAAGTACTCGGCGTTCAACCTCCACTCCGGCGGCGTCGAGGTGTTCGTCGGCGAGGACGCCCACGTCCAGTACTCGACCGTGCAGAACTGGTCGAAGAACACGTACAACCTCAACACCAAGCGCGCCATCGTCGAGAAGAACGGCCGCATGGAGTGGATTTCGGGCTCCATGGGCTCGAAGGCAACGATGCTGTACCCCGCGACCATCCTGAAGGGTCGCGGCGCCTCCGACAACCACATCACCATCGCCTTCGCGGGCGAGGGACAGAACATCGACACCGGCGCGAAGGTGTACCACAACGCGCCGGACACGAAGTCGACCATCGAGTCCAAGTCCATCTCGAAGGACGGCGGCCGCACGAACTACCGCGGCCTCGTCCACATCTCCGAGGGCGCCGAGAACTCCTCGACGGCCGTGGAGTGCGACGCGCTGATGTTCGACAACGAGTCCACCTCGGACACGATGCCGTACATGGAGATCAACGAGTCCACCGTCGACGTGGCCCACGAGGCGACCGTCGGTAAAATCGGCGACGAGGACATCTTCTACCTCCAGTCGCGCGGACTGGACGACGACGACGCCAAGCAGATGATCGTCTCGGGCTTCATCGAGCCCATCACGGAGGAACTGCCCATCGAGTACGCGGTCGAACTCAACCGCCTCGTCGAACTGGAGATGGAGGGTAGCCTCGGATAA
- a CDS encoding DNA-directed DNA polymerase, giving the protein MKQAGLTDGDWGGGGDGDADGARPAAEAEHVAGDGSQHVSDVVDSEEIRFPDADGTVELAVTQVDYTIEGNGNNEYPVVHVFGRTRENETEHVRVLGFEPYFYAPTDTLDDDLLDKSVITRTESGYESIRGEELTKICTRTPRDVGQIRDEFDHYEADILFPNRLLIDKDIQSGVCVPARRLDDGTVQVPHDEVVPIDVDADLRVNTFDIEVDDRSGFPEEGEEPIICLTSHDSYRDEYIAWLYNAPEAGDGVESPTDLGDYQPLDDATEVEIRAFDREGEMLDAFVRYIEETDPDVLTGWNFDDFDMPYFLDRLDVVNPTSDYDLDPDRLSRVGEVWRSGWGGPDVKGRVVFDLLYAYKRTQFSELESYRLDAVGELELDVGKERYSGNIGDLWEEDPKRLLEYNVRDVELCVEIDRKQDVVAFWDEVRTFVGCKLEDATTPGDTVDIYVLHKVHGEFALPSKGRQDAEEYEGGAVFDPITGVKENVTVLDLKSLYPMCMVTTNASPETKVDPETYEGETFRAPNGTHFRKEPDGIIREMVDELLEEREEKKRLRNENDPGSAAYEQLDRQQGAVKVIMNSLYGVLGWDRFRLYDKEMGAAVTATGREVIEFTQRTANELGHSVAYGDTDSVMLELGPDVSKEEAIERSFDVEERINDAYDEFARDELGVDLEGGEEHRFQIEFEKLYRRFFQAGKKKRYAGHIVWKEGKDVDDIDITGFEYKRSDIAQVTKEVQREVIEMIVYGEANEDIKEYVHEVIADFQEGNLPLDEVGIPGGIGKRLDAYDTRTAQVRGSLYANAFLGTNFGRGSKPKRLYLKKVHPSWFRRMEDEEGFDPQRDDLYGQFKRDPDVICFEYDDQVPEAFEVDWETMLEKTLEGPIARIIEALGMSWDEVKSGQQQTGLGSFM; this is encoded by the coding sequence ATGAAGCAGGCAGGGCTCACGGACGGCGATTGGGGCGGTGGCGGCGACGGCGACGCGGACGGCGCGCGGCCGGCGGCCGAGGCCGAACACGTCGCGGGCGACGGGAGCCAGCACGTCTCGGACGTCGTCGACTCCGAGGAGATACGCTTTCCCGACGCCGACGGCACCGTCGAACTCGCCGTCACGCAGGTGGATTACACCATCGAGGGGAACGGCAACAACGAGTACCCGGTCGTCCACGTCTTTGGCCGCACGCGCGAGAACGAGACCGAGCACGTCCGCGTCCTCGGGTTCGAGCCCTACTTCTACGCGCCGACCGACACGCTGGACGACGACCTCCTCGACAAATCGGTCATCACGCGGACCGAGTCGGGGTACGAGAGCATCCGCGGCGAGGAACTGACGAAAATCTGCACGCGCACGCCGCGGGACGTGGGACAGATCCGCGACGAGTTCGACCACTACGAGGCGGACATCCTCTTTCCGAACCGCCTCCTCATCGACAAGGACATCCAGAGCGGCGTCTGCGTCCCCGCGCGCCGCCTCGACGACGGCACCGTCCAGGTGCCGCACGACGAAGTCGTCCCCATCGACGTCGACGCCGACCTGCGCGTGAACACCTTCGACATCGAGGTGGACGACCGCTCGGGGTTCCCCGAGGAGGGCGAAGAGCCCATCATCTGTCTCACCTCCCACGACTCCTACCGCGACGAATATATCGCGTGGCTCTACAACGCACCCGAGGCCGGCGACGGCGTCGAGTCGCCGACCGACCTCGGCGACTACCAACCGCTGGACGACGCCACCGAGGTGGAGATTCGCGCGTTCGACCGCGAGGGGGAGATGCTCGACGCGTTCGTCCGGTACATCGAGGAGACGGACCCCGACGTGCTCACCGGCTGGAACTTCGACGACTTCGACATGCCGTACTTCCTCGACCGACTGGACGTGGTGAATCCCACCTCCGACTACGACCTCGACCCGGACCGCCTCTCCCGCGTCGGCGAGGTGTGGCGGAGCGGATGGGGCGGCCCCGACGTGAAGGGCCGCGTCGTGTTCGACCTGCTGTACGCCTACAAGCGCACGCAGTTCTCCGAGTTGGAGTCCTATCGCTTGGACGCCGTCGGCGAACTCGAACTCGACGTGGGAAAGGAGCGCTACTCCGGGAACATCGGCGACCTGTGGGAAGAGGACCCGAAGCGACTGCTTGAGTACAACGTCCGCGACGTGGAACTCTGCGTCGAGATAGACAGAAAGCAGGACGTCGTCGCCTTCTGGGACGAGGTGCGGACGTTCGTCGGCTGTAAGTTAGAGGACGCGACGACGCCCGGCGACACCGTCGACATCTACGTGCTGCACAAGGTCCACGGCGAGTTCGCCCTGCCGTCGAAGGGGCGACAGGACGCAGAAGAGTACGAGGGCGGCGCCGTCTTCGACCCCATCACGGGCGTCAAGGAGAACGTCACCGTCCTCGACCTGAAGTCGCTGTACCCGATGTGCATGGTGACCACCAACGCGTCGCCGGAGACGAAGGTCGACCCCGAGACGTACGAGGGAGAAACGTTCCGCGCGCCCAACGGGACGCACTTCCGGAAGGAACCGGACGGCATCATCCGGGAGATGGTGGACGAACTCCTCGAAGAGCGAGAGGAGAAGAAGCGACTCCGGAACGAGAACGACCCCGGCAGCGCGGCCTACGAGCAACTCGACCGACAACAGGGCGCGGTGAAGGTCATCATGAACTCGCTGTACGGCGTGCTGGGGTGGGACCGCTTCCGCCTGTACGACAAGGAGATGGGCGCCGCCGTGACCGCCACCGGACGGGAAGTCATCGAGTTCACCCAGCGGACCGCCAACGAACTCGGGCATTCTGTCGCATATGGAGACACGGATTCCGTCATGCTCGAACTCGGCCCCGACGTGTCGAAGGAGGAGGCCATCGAGCGGTCGTTCGACGTCGAAGAACGAATCAACGACGCCTACGACGAGTTCGCCCGCGACGAACTCGGCGTCGACCTGGAGGGCGGCGAGGAGCACCGCTTCCAGATAGAGTTCGAGAAGCTGTATCGCAGGTTCTTCCAGGCGGGCAAGAAGAAGCGCTACGCCGGCCACATCGTCTGGAAGGAGGGAAAGGACGTCGACGACATCGACATCACCGGCTTCGAGTACAAGCGCTCGGACATCGCGCAGGTTACGAAGGAAGTCCAGCGAGAGGTCATCGAGATGATCGTCTACGGGGAGGCCAACGAGGACATCAAGGAGTACGTCCACGAGGTCATCGCCGACTTCCAGGAGGGGAACCTCCCCCTCGACGAGGTGGGGATACCGGGCGGTATCGGCAAGCGCCTCGACGCCTACGACACGCGGACCGCGCAGGTCCGCGGGTCGTTGTACGCCAACGCCTTCCTCGGGACGAACTTCGGGCGCGGGTCGAAGCCGAAACGGCTCTATCTGAAGAAGGTCCACCCCTCGTGGTTCCGCCGGATGGAAGACGAAGAGGGGTTCGACCCGCAGCGAGACGACCTGTACGGGCAGTTCAAACGCGACCCGGACGTCATCTGCTTCGAGTACGACGACCAGGTGCCCGAGGCGTTCGAGGTGGACTGGGAGACGATGCTGGAGAAGACCTTGGAAGGACCCATCGCCCGCATCATCGAGGCCCTCGGCATGTCGTGGGACGAGGTGAAGTCCGGCCAGCAGCAGACCGGGCTCGGCAGCTTCATGTGA
- the rad50 gene encoding DNA double-strand break repair ATPase Rad50 yields the protein MRFDRIRLQNFKPYAETDLDLTDGVTVIHGLNGSGKSSLLEACFFALYGAHALDETLEDVMTTGTEEAEIELWFTHDGGSYHVERRLRKSGDRVQTAKCVLEGPETTVDGSRDVRGFVTDLLRMDAEAFVNCAYVRQGEVNKLINATPAQRQDTIDELLQLGKLEEYRVRAGNARLGVEDVLTERRGGLSKVDSQIEAKEDADLHARLNALETELGEVDAKIGNYEEQREKAVSTREDAEDVLESYREKRAELDDLDGDIADLRETVEADEQTRESLRSEVGEARDRVEELRARVDDLRSEADLDEATADAVADRREELDAREAEVREQLTDARQRRTMLSNQAEKLRERAEEFESRAAEKRSRAGELDDAAEEAEDELESRRARLDELEDELDALEGEFADAPAELGEASAHREQIRETLAGVRERLTEANAELENVRDRLSEAKDLRAAGKCPECGQPVEDSPHVDAIGEYEARMEELEATLSDLRERREALESKAERAEELVEAENRVGELRNSRDLFEERIDDAAEALEERRTEAESLREAAEELDAEAEEKRSAASTQAEAAEEAAETVSDLEAEVEAVADAEERLDALSDRRSALEETESEIDRLEERRENLADLNDERRERLAEKRERRSSLAEEVDESTVEEARERRENAAEYVEQVDEELSSLREERDELQSDIGGVKGELAQLEELREDREELAARVDALESLHAEIEELEAMYGDLRADLRQRNVESLERMLNETFDLVYGNDAYSRIRLDGEYALTVFQKDGTALDPEQLSGGERALFNLSLRCAIYRLLAEGIEGAAPMPPLILDEPTVFLDSGHVSRLVDLVDEMRELGVRQIIIVSHDEELVDAADELVTVEKDPTSNRSSVRQEDAAALAAAESLADD from the coding sequence ATGCGCTTCGACCGGATTCGACTACAGAACTTCAAGCCGTACGCGGAAACCGACCTCGACCTGACCGACGGCGTCACCGTCATCCACGGGCTGAACGGCAGCGGGAAGTCCTCGCTCTTGGAGGCGTGCTTCTTCGCGCTGTACGGCGCGCACGCGCTGGACGAGACGCTGGAGGACGTGATGACGACCGGCACCGAGGAGGCCGAAATCGAGTTGTGGTTCACCCACGACGGCGGCTCCTACCACGTCGAGCGCCGCCTCCGGAAGTCGGGCGACCGGGTCCAGACGGCGAAGTGCGTCCTCGAAGGTCCGGAGACGACGGTCGACGGCTCCCGCGACGTGCGCGGGTTCGTCACCGACCTCCTGCGGATGGACGCCGAGGCGTTCGTCAACTGCGCGTACGTCCGGCAGGGCGAGGTGAACAAACTCATCAACGCGACGCCCGCCCAGCGGCAGGACACGATAGACGAACTCCTCCAACTCGGCAAACTGGAGGAGTACCGCGTCCGCGCGGGCAACGCCCGCCTCGGCGTCGAGGACGTCCTGACCGAACGGCGCGGCGGCCTCTCGAAGGTCGACTCGCAGATAGAAGCCAAGGAGGACGCCGACCTCCACGCGCGGCTGAACGCCCTGGAGACCGAACTCGGCGAGGTCGACGCGAAGATAGGGAACTACGAGGAACAGCGCGAGAAGGCGGTGTCGACGCGCGAAGACGCCGAGGACGTCCTCGAATCCTACCGCGAGAAGCGCGCGGAACTGGACGACCTCGACGGGGACATCGCCGACCTGCGCGAGACCGTCGAGGCGGACGAGCAGACGCGGGAGTCGCTCCGGAGCGAGGTCGGCGAGGCGCGCGACAGGGTCGAAGAACTCCGCGCCCGCGTCGACGACCTGCGCTCGGAGGCGGACCTCGACGAGGCGACGGCGGACGCCGTGGCCGACCGGCGCGAGGAACTCGACGCCCGCGAGGCGGAGGTGCGCGAGCAACTGACCGACGCGCGCCAGCGCCGGACGATGCTGTCGAATCAGGCCGAGAAGCTCCGCGAACGCGCCGAGGAGTTCGAATCGCGGGCGGCCGAGAAGCGCTCCCGCGCGGGCGAACTGGACGACGCCGCCGAGGAGGCCGAAGACGAACTCGAATCGCGCAGGGCCCGCCTCGACGAACTGGAGGACGAACTCGACGCCCTCGAAGGCGAGTTCGCGGACGCGCCCGCCGAACTCGGCGAGGCGTCGGCGCACCGCGAGCAGATCCGAGAGACGCTGGCCGGCGTGCGCGAGCGACTCACCGAGGCGAACGCCGAACTGGAGAACGTCCGCGACAGGCTCTCGGAGGCGAAAGACCTCCGCGCGGCGGGCAAGTGTCCCGAGTGCGGCCAGCCCGTCGAGGACTCCCCCCACGTCGACGCCATCGGCGAGTACGAGGCGCGCATGGAGGAGTTGGAGGCGACGCTCTCGGACCTCCGCGAGCGGCGCGAGGCGCTCGAATCGAAGGCCGAGCGGGCGGAGGAACTGGTCGAGGCGGAGAACCGGGTCGGCGAACTCCGGAACAGCCGGGACCTGTTCGAAGAGCGCATCGACGACGCCGCGGAGGCCCTCGAAGAGCGCCGGACCGAGGCGGAGTCACTGCGCGAGGCGGCCGAGGAACTCGACGCGGAGGCCGAGGAGAAGCGTTCGGCGGCGTCGACGCAGGCCGAGGCCGCCGAGGAGGCCGCGGAGACCGTCTCGGACCTCGAAGCCGAGGTAGAGGCGGTCGCGGACGCCGAGGAGCGCCTCGACGCGCTCTCCGACCGGCGCTCCGCGCTCGAAGAGACCGAATCGGAGATAGACCGCCTCGAAGAGCGGCGCGAGAACCTCGCCGACCTGAACGACGAGCGGCGGGAGCGGCTGGCCGAGAAGCGGGAGCGCCGCTCGTCGCTGGCCGAGGAGGTGGACGAGTCGACGGTCGAGGAGGCGAGAGAGCGCCGGGAGAACGCGGCGGAGTACGTCGAGCAGGTGGACGAGGAGCTGTCGAGTCTAAGGGAAGAACGCGACGAACTCCAGAGCGACATCGGCGGCGTGAAGGGCGAACTCGCGCAGTTGGAGGAGCTCCGCGAGGACCGCGAGGAACTCGCCGCGCGCGTCGACGCGCTCGAATCGCTCCACGCCGAGATAGAGGAGTTGGAGGCGATGTACGGCGACCTGCGCGCGGACCTGCGCCAGCGCAACGTCGAGAGCCTCGAACGGATGCTGAACGAGACGTTCGACCTCGTCTACGGCAACGACGCCTACTCGCGCATCCGCCTCGACGGCGAGTACGCGCTGACGGTGTTCCAGAAGGACGGCACCGCCCTGGACCCCGAACAGCTCTCGGGCGGCGAGCGGGCGCTGTTCAACCTCTCCTTACGCTGCGCCATCTACCGCCTGCTCGCGGAGGGCATCGAGGGCGCGGCGCCGATGCCGCCCCTCATCCTCGACGAACCGACCGTCTTCCTCGACTCCGGGCACGTCTCGCGCCTCGTGGACCTCGTCGACGAGATGCGCGAGTTGGGCGTGCGACAGATAATCATCGTCAGCCACGACGAGGAACTGGTGGACGCGGCGGACGAACTCGTGACGGTGGAGAAGGACCCGACGAGCAACCGCTCGTCGGTGCGACAGGAGGACGCGGCGGCGCTGGCGGCCGCCGAGTCGCTCGCGGACGACTGA
- a CDS encoding DUF7346 family protein, whose product MQTVRDGDGKRYLLVKRSGDSSRVRDPETGEERYVENDDVTFEGDSALETAASAVSDPVRRLMTAVHGERSLGLLVELADREAVSVVELLDAYDLCESDLHGLLGEFRAAGLLEEATVYGERGYAATETTKAAVAELRERNGGAEG is encoded by the coding sequence ATGCAGACGGTCCGCGACGGCGACGGCAAGCGCTACCTGCTCGTCAAACGCTCCGGCGACTCCAGTCGCGTCCGCGACCCGGAGACGGGCGAAGAGCGGTACGTCGAGAACGACGACGTGACGTTCGAGGGCGACTCCGCGCTCGAAACCGCGGCGTCGGCCGTCTCCGACCCCGTCAGGCGACTGATGACGGCCGTTCACGGCGAGCGCTCGCTCGGCCTCCTGGTCGAACTGGCCGACCGCGAGGCCGTCTCGGTCGTCGAACTGCTGGACGCCTACGACCTCTGCGAGTCCGACCTCCACGGCCTCCTCGGGGAGTTCCGCGCGGCGGGGCTCCTCGAAGAGGCGACCGTGTACGGCGAACGCGGGTACGCCGCGACGGAGACGACGAAGGCGGCGGTGGCGGAGCTTCGCGAGAGGAACGGGGGAGCGGAAGGGTAG